The following coding sequences lie in one Kribbella sp. NBC_00709 genomic window:
- a CDS encoding Lrp/AsnC ligand binding domain-containing protein, which yields MHTGEHQDAREDAGNTEGDQTGVEDLRQVLRELERGGVISGIPEVVHAERLFGEPDCFVRVATADIATFQRLRDERLARLPGVQRMTSTIVMKKVVDNRPLPT from the coding sequence TTGCACACGGGCGAGCATCAGGATGCTCGCGAGGACGCCGGTAATACCGAGGGTGATCAGACGGGGGTTGAGGATCTGCGGCAGGTACTGCGGGAGCTCGAGCGGGGTGGGGTGATCTCCGGCATCCCGGAGGTGGTGCACGCGGAGCGGCTGTTCGGCGAGCCGGACTGCTTCGTCCGGGTGGCGACAGCGGACATCGCGACCTTCCAGCGGCTGCGCGACGAGCGGCTGGCACGGCTGCCGGGTGTCCAGCGGATGACGTCGACGATCGTCATGAAGAAGGTCGTGGACAACCGGCCGCTGCCGACGTGA
- a CDS encoding EXLDI protein: MPNKTIYVSDDDLPLYKKAQELAGNLSSAISIALRRYVELEEGRFEGYDEITVRVGRGTGRKQRFSGVLLAEGGRSSSTGYEAFKVYRSRTGKFVLHADRRSQFTVNGDDERYLTGWRSWIGNWSSDQSWSMAQGEATLHIVETVEELRELIPEDLYELVEEAANQPAVEDLDI, encoded by the coding sequence ATGCCGAACAAGACGATCTACGTGTCCGACGACGACCTGCCGCTGTACAAGAAGGCGCAGGAGCTCGCCGGCAACCTGTCCTCGGCGATCTCGATCGCCCTGCGGAGGTACGTCGAGCTGGAAGAAGGCCGGTTCGAGGGGTACGACGAGATCACCGTGCGGGTGGGCCGGGGCACCGGCCGCAAGCAGCGGTTCTCCGGCGTACTGCTCGCGGAGGGCGGCCGGTCGAGCAGCACCGGGTACGAGGCCTTCAAGGTCTACCGGAGCCGGACCGGCAAGTTCGTCCTGCACGCCGATCGCCGCAGCCAGTTCACTGTCAACGGTGACGACGAGCGCTACCTGACCGGTTGGCGCTCCTGGATCGGCAACTGGAGCAGCGACCAGTCCTGGAGCATGGCGCAGGGCGAGGCCACCCTGCACATCGTGGAAACGGTCGAGGAGCTCCGTGAGCTGATCCCCGAAGACCTCTACGAACTGGTCGAGGAAGCCGCCAACCAACCGGCAGTCGAGGACCTCGACATCTAA
- a CDS encoding cell division protein CrgA: MPESSSRNKKKTEKVKVEKTPKRPRTTSRVWVAPLMLFCWLLGLAWLVVFYVAGQDIPVMKDLGNWNLLIGMGLIAVGFVVSTQWV; this comes from the coding sequence GTGCCCGAGTCGAGCAGTCGCAACAAGAAGAAGACCGAGAAGGTCAAGGTCGAGAAGACCCCCAAGAGGCCGCGCACCACCAGCCGCGTGTGGGTCGCGCCGCTGATGCTGTTCTGCTGGCTGCTCGGACTCGCCTGGCTGGTCGTCTTCTACGTGGCCGGCCAGGACATCCCGGTGATGAAGGACCTCGGCAACTGGAACCTGCTGATCGGAATGGGCCTGATCGCCGTCGGCTTCGTCGTCTCCACGCAGTGGGTCTGA
- a CDS encoding ATP-binding cassette domain-containing protein codes for MSAAIDVIGLRKSYGEKLVLDGIDLNVAEGTIFSLLGPNGAGKTTAVQILSTLVTADAGEIRVAGHDLHQNPEAVRASIGVTGQFSAVDGLMTGRENLILMADLYHLGKQEARVRADELLEQFDLVEAGKKLAMTYSGGMKRRLDLAMTLVGRPRIIFLDEPTTGLDPRSRHSMWTMIRELVASGVTVLLTTQYLDEADQLADRIAVLDHGRLVAQGTAEELKRLAPGGHIRLRFTSPDAFSLAGQVLPTAVPNQESLVLQVPNDGSVHALRALLAQIDDASLEVDELTVHTPDLDDVFFAVTGQPTAHEEVNAQ; via the coding sequence ATGTCAGCTGCGATCGACGTCATCGGACTGCGTAAGTCCTACGGCGAGAAACTCGTGCTCGACGGCATCGACCTGAACGTTGCCGAAGGCACCATCTTTTCCCTGCTCGGCCCGAACGGCGCCGGCAAGACCACCGCGGTGCAGATCCTGTCCACGCTCGTCACCGCCGACGCCGGCGAGATCCGGGTGGCCGGCCACGACCTGCACCAGAACCCCGAGGCGGTCCGCGCCTCGATCGGCGTCACCGGCCAGTTCTCCGCGGTCGACGGCCTGATGACCGGCCGCGAGAACCTGATCCTGATGGCCGACCTTTACCACCTCGGCAAGCAGGAGGCCCGGGTCCGGGCGGACGAGCTGCTGGAGCAGTTCGACCTGGTGGAGGCCGGCAAGAAACTGGCGATGACGTACTCCGGCGGCATGAAGCGCCGGCTCGATCTGGCCATGACGCTGGTCGGCCGCCCACGGATCATCTTCCTGGACGAGCCGACGACCGGCCTCGACCCACGCAGCCGGCACAGCATGTGGACGATGATCCGCGAACTGGTCGCCAGCGGCGTCACGGTCCTGCTCACCACGCAGTACCTGGACGAGGCCGACCAGCTGGCCGACCGGATCGCCGTCCTCGACCACGGGCGACTGGTCGCGCAAGGTACGGCGGAGGAGCTCAAGCGGCTCGCACCAGGCGGGCACATCCGGCTCCGCTTCACCTCGCCGGACGCGTTCTCGCTGGCGGGACAGGTGCTGCCGACCGCAGTACCGAATCAGGAGTCGCTCGTCCTGCAGGTACCGAACGACGGCAGCGTGCACGCCTTGCGCGCTCTGCTGGCGCAGATCGACGACGCCTCGCTCGAGGTCGACGAGCTGACCGTCCACACCCCCGACCTGGATGACGTGTTCTTCGCCGTCACCGGTCAGCCCACCGCTCACGAGGAAGTGAACGCACAATGA